A genomic region of Thermodesulfovibrio aggregans contains the following coding sequences:
- a CDS encoding TolC family protein — translation MYSGKFRFLIITFIVLFSTVCFAEDRVVLDLKGCVERAVKFHPELGEYKQDIEIYKAKLLQAQSASFPQIELMALGGPSPKAEKDAISPDIKTDVKSTTINGVFGMITMQVLQPIYTFGKISGYRTAAEGGIKVSEAELEKKRSEIILKTKELYWSLSMIRDLRNLAKEIKDELEKAIKRTEEDLKKDIPSADELTLYKLKTYLGEVKRNLNEIDKNESIIIEALKFMTGVPQNTKLEIITEPLKYEEVVFNPDELISKAFQLRPEMIQIREGLKARQALIDVEKSNLYPQLFFLVKGSLAGATNRDRIHNPYIYDPLNDSMLAAVLGMKLNIDFGITKGKIREAEIEYQKVLEKKKLAESGIPVQIMKAYYELLEATKSARDMDEAYQNAKKWLVTADANIDMGVGETKDLADAVLAYATTRVNYLKALYNQKMAIANLLQASGLDREREVK, via the coding sequence TTGAAAGAGCTGTTAAATTTCATCCAGAACTTGGTGAATACAAACAGGATATTGAAATTTACAAGGCAAAACTTTTACAGGCACAGTCAGCATCTTTCCCTCAGATTGAACTTATGGCTTTAGGGGGTCCTTCACCAAAAGCAGAAAAAGATGCCATATCTCCAGATATTAAGACAGATGTCAAGTCAACAACAATTAATGGTGTTTTTGGCATGATTACAATGCAGGTCTTACAACCAATTTATACCTTTGGAAAGATTTCAGGGTACAGAACTGCTGCTGAGGGAGGGATAAAGGTCTCTGAGGCAGAACTTGAAAAAAAACGTTCAGAGATTATATTAAAAACGAAAGAACTCTATTGGAGTCTTTCAATGATCAGGGATTTGAGAAACCTTGCCAAAGAAATTAAAGATGAGCTTGAAAAGGCAATTAAAAGAACAGAAGAGGATTTAAAAAAAGATATTCCCTCTGCCGATGAACTCACTCTTTATAAACTTAAAACTTACCTGGGTGAGGTAAAGAGAAATCTGAATGAAATTGACAAAAATGAGTCAATAATAATAGAAGCTCTGAAATTCATGACAGGTGTTCCACAAAATACAAAGCTTGAGATAATTACAGAACCTTTAAAATATGAAGAAGTAGTATTTAATCCAGATGAATTAATTTCAAAGGCTTTTCAATTAAGACCTGAAATGATTCAAATAAGGGAAGGACTTAAGGCACGACAGGCATTAATTGATGTTGAAAAAAGCAATCTTTATCCTCAGTTATTTTTCCTTGTAAAGGGTTCCCTGGCTGGAGCAACTAACAGAGATAGAATCCACAATCCATATATTTATGACCCTCTAAATGACTCAATGCTTGCAGCAGTGCTTGGAATGAAACTCAATATAGATTTTGGTATAACAAAAGGTAAAATAAGAGAGGCTGAAATTGAGTATCAAAAAGTGCTTGAAAAGAAAAAACTTGCTGAAAGTGGTATTCCTGTTCAGATTATGAAAGCCTATTATGAACTTTTAGAGGCAACAAAGTCTGCTCGGGATATGGATGAAGCTTATCAAAATGCTAAAAAATGGCTTGTAACAGCAGATGCAAATATTGATATGGGAGTTGGAGAGACAAAGGATTTAGCAGATGCTGTTTTAGCATATGCTACTACTAGAGTTAATTACTTAAAGGCACTTTATAATCAAAAGATGGCTATTGCAAATTTACTTCAGGCATCTGGACTTGATAGAGAAAGGGAGGTTAAGTAA
- the nadC gene encoding carboxylating nicotinate-nucleotide diphosphorylase — MMYYSLVDELFKLAILEDIGHGDITSEIVVPKDCVAFAEIICKENLVLAGIPFIKRFFTILSSYFNIQNGILSFDEYYSDGSFVEKGSIIAVLKGNARILLAGERIALNLLQRLSGIATFTKEFVERIKDLRVKILDTRKTSPGLRFMEKYAVRVGGGYNHRFALYDAVLIKDNHIKIAGSVKEAVLKAKSSYGYHKIEVEVKSIEELEEAIMAGADIVMLDNMDIEEMKKAVKIAKGRVLLEASGGVNLENVRQIALTGVDFISIGALTHSAKAVDISMKIKEVL; from the coding sequence ATAATGTATTATTCATTAGTTGATGAGCTTTTCAAACTAGCAATCTTAGAGGACATTGGACATGGTGATATAACTTCAGAAATAGTTGTTCCTAAAGACTGTGTTGCTTTTGCTGAGATAATCTGTAAAGAAAATTTAGTTCTTGCTGGAATACCCTTTATAAAGAGATTTTTTACTATCCTTTCTTCATACTTTAACATTCAAAATGGTATTTTATCTTTTGATGAATACTACTCAGATGGAAGTTTCGTTGAAAAAGGCAGTATTATTGCTGTATTAAAGGGAAATGCCAGAATATTGCTTGCAGGAGAAAGAATTGCTTTAAATCTTTTACAGCGACTTTCAGGAATAGCAACTTTTACAAAAGAATTTGTTGAAAGGATTAAAGATTTAAGGGTAAAAATCCTTGATACAAGAAAGACATCACCTGGATTAAGATTTATGGAAAAATATGCTGTAAGAGTAGGTGGAGGATATAATCATCGTTTTGCTCTTTATGATGCAGTTTTGATAAAGGACAATCACATTAAAATTGCAGGTTCAGTAAAAGAAGCAGTGCTAAAGGCAAAAAGCTCATATGGTTATCATAAAATTGAAGTTGAGGTAAAATCTATTGAAGAACTTGAAGAAGCTATCATGGCTGGTGCAGACATAGTAATGCTTGATAATATGGATATTGAAGAGATGAAAAAAGCAGTAAAAATTGCTAAAGGTAGAGTTTTACTTGAAGCATCTGGTGGAGTCAATCTTGAAAATGTGAGACAAATAGCCTTAACAGGTGTTGATTTTATCTCTATTGGTGCTTTAACGCACTCTGCTAAAGCTGTTGATATAAGTATGAAAATTAAGGAGGTTTTATGA
- a CDS encoding response regulator, whose product MYKIFLLEKSPFLSNYLNEDNFSVLTFSNIDNALESIKEQNPHLIIAGADIEESELLNFFKNIREKHSLLLSVLAVLNFYSSINLEQLKNLGADFIIKPFTKEELKQKVEFLLGKKEQTISPYEDNEFIEKFRPFISKEVKIEIQNIFKQILEVMQQRNA is encoded by the coding sequence ATGTATAAGATTTTTTTATTGGAAAAATCACCTTTTTTGTCAAATTATTTGAATGAAGACAATTTTTCAGTTTTAACTTTTTCAAACATTGATAATGCATTAGAGAGCATTAAGGAACAGAATCCTCATTTGATAATTGCAGGTGCTGATATTGAAGAGTCAGAATTATTGAATTTTTTTAAGAACATAAGAGAAAAACACTCTCTTTTATTGTCAGTTTTAGCTGTTTTAAACTTTTATTCTTCAATAAATCTTGAGCAACTTAAAAATTTAGGTGCTGACTTTATTATTAAGCCATTTACAAAAGAAGAGTTAAAACAAAAAGTAGAGTTTTTACTTGGCAAAAAAGAACAGACAATCTCTCCTTATGAAGATAATGAATTTATTGAAAAGTTTAGACCTTTTATAAGCAAGGAAGTTAAAATTGAGATACAAAATATTTTTAAACAAATTCTGGAGGTTATGCAACAGAGAAATGCTTAA
- a CDS encoding MlaC/ttg2D family ABC transporter substrate-binding protein, with translation MKKLAIFLIITFFTVSFAFAVVSPKEQIKKTVDNVISILKDPKYKGQKKAQQRRAALRAEISKVFDFEEMAKRSLGVYWKDRTPQERKEFVELYKDLLERSYSGKIESYTDEEVIYTDEKIENGKFAEVKTKIITKERKEIPINYRLYFNGNEWKVYDVVIEGVSLVSNYRSQFNKIIRTYSYQELVKRMKTKQLEELMREK, from the coding sequence ATGAAAAAATTAGCGATATTCTTAATAATAACTTTTTTTACCGTATCATTTGCCTTTGCAGTTGTTTCACCAAAAGAGCAGATTAAAAAAACTGTCGATAATGTAATAAGTATTCTTAAGGACCCTAAATACAAAGGACAAAAGAAAGCACAACAGAGAAGAGCAGCTTTAAGAGCAGAAATAAGTAAAGTTTTTGATTTTGAAGAGATGGCAAAACGTTCTCTTGGTGTTTACTGGAAAGACAGAACTCCTCAGGAAAGAAAAGAGTTTGTTGAGCTTTATAAAGATTTGCTTGAAAGGTCATATAGTGGAAAGATTGAATCCTATACTGATGAAGAAGTAATTTATACAGATGAAAAAATTGAAAATGGTAAGTTTGCTGAGGTGAAAACAAAGATAATAACTAAAGAACGAAAAGAGATTCCAATTAATTACAGGCTTTATTTTAATGGAAATGAATGGAAAGTTTATGATGTTGTCATTGAAGGAGTGAGCCTTGTGAGTAATTACCGCAGCCAGTTTAACAAAATAATTCGCACCTACTCCTATCAGGAACTTGTAAAAAGAATGAAAACGAAACAATTAGAAGAGTTAATGAGGGAGAAATAA
- a CDS encoding sigma-54-dependent transcriptional regulator: protein MDNFKYSVAIVDDEKESLYTYSLILKQSGINDVFLIQDPRELPLVLKERAFSVLLLDLSMPHISGFELLKYLSMEYPEIPVIVLTAIKEIETAVECIKMGASDYLVKPVERNKLISSIKKAFEMNRLKEEILGLKQRLIEDKLEYKEAFSEIITVNQKMRGIFKYLEVISKTDQPVLITGETGTGKELIARAIHKISGKKGDFIAVNVAGLDDTMFSDTLFGHKKGAYTGAISNREGLMSKANGGTLFLDEIGDLSEASQLKLLRVLQEKVYYPLGSDIPKSTDARIIVATNQDIHEMVSKGKFRKDLFYRLKAHHVHLPPLRERKEDIPVLLEYFIEEASISLGKKPPKYPKEVITYLMNYSFPGNIRELKMIVYDAVARCKSHFLSLDAFKDTIDISNSIDKELKSEVVKFYLQMRFPEKLPTLKEMEELLIEEALRRAQGNQGIAASILGITRQALNKRLHKLHKKTSEKIFSK, encoded by the coding sequence ATGGATAACTTTAAGTACTCTGTAGCAATAGTAGACGACGAAAAAGAGTCTTTGTATACTTACTCATTAATTCTAAAACAATCTGGAATTAATGATGTTTTCTTGATTCAAGATCCCCGTGAACTTCCTTTAGTTTTAAAAGAAAGAGCATTTTCTGTTTTACTTCTTGATCTTTCTATGCCACATATATCGGGTTTTGAGCTTTTAAAGTATCTATCAATGGAATATCCTGAAATACCTGTGATTGTGCTTACAGCAATAAAAGAAATAGAGACAGCTGTTGAATGTATAAAGATGGGTGCCAGTGACTACCTGGTAAAACCAGTTGAAAGAAATAAACTAATTTCATCAATAAAAAAAGCATTTGAGATGAATCGCCTCAAGGAAGAAATTTTAGGACTTAAACAAAGATTGATAGAGGATAAACTTGAATATAAAGAGGCTTTCTCAGAGATTATTACTGTCAATCAAAAAATGAGAGGTATTTTTAAATACCTAGAGGTAATCTCAAAAACAGACCAGCCTGTTTTAATAACTGGAGAAACAGGAACAGGAAAAGAACTTATTGCAAGAGCAATTCATAAAATAAGCGGGAAAAAAGGTGATTTTATAGCAGTAAATGTGGCGGGACTTGATGATACAATGTTTTCAGATACATTATTTGGACATAAAAAAGGAGCATACACAGGGGCAATCTCTAACAGGGAAGGGCTTATGTCAAAGGCAAATGGAGGGACTCTTTTTCTTGATGAAATTGGTGATTTATCTGAAGCTTCCCAGTTAAAGCTTTTAAGAGTTCTTCAGGAAAAAGTTTATTATCCTCTTGGTTCTGATATTCCTAAGAGTACTGATGCAAGAATTATAGTAGCAACCAATCAAGACATTCATGAAATGGTTTCTAAAGGAAAATTTAGAAAAGATCTCTTTTATAGACTTAAAGCTCATCATGTTCATTTACCACCCCTAAGAGAAAGAAAGGAGGATATACCTGTTTTGCTTGAATATTTTATTGAGGAAGCTTCTATTTCTCTCGGGAAAAAGCCACCTAAGTATCCAAAAGAGGTAATAACCTATCTGATGAACTATTCTTTCCCAGGAAATATAAGAGAATTAAAGATGATAGTTTATGATGCCGTAGCAAGATGCAAATCTCATTTTTTATCATTGGATGCTTTTAAAGACACAATAGATATAAGTAATAGCATTGACAAAGAGCTTAAAAGCGAAGTAGTAAAGTTTTACTTACAGATGAGATTTCCTGAAAAATTACCAACCTTAAAGGAAATGGAAGAACTTCTCATTGAAGAAGCTCTGAGAAGAGCCCAGGGAAACCAGGGTATTGCAGCTTCAATACTTGGCATAACCAGACAGGCACTTAATAAAAGATTACATAAGTTACATAAAAAAACCTCTGAAAAAATTTTTTCTAAATAG
- a CDS encoding PAS domain-containing sensor histidine kinase — MKIFQREVQLLEFFLKFIESYSEPLVFFDPERIEIVYMNQAARSFLGEQSELSGFFEEQEYQNFIKLIHECHDIEKRRVMSYKKPDGSKGVLLFNLYPIACEDQRVVCFNFNDITEKIKKKEENRRREAQLILQDKLKSVDLVTSSISHEINNICNFMVNNLRITLQAWQDVFNLIKEYENDNGEFLLGGISSSEIDKIIPRLVLSIIEGINRISDTIDDFRKYIKEGLKSEFTIIDINEIIKRVITILNHHIFIHTENFNLALAERLPKIKGNAQKLEQVIINLLMNALQSLPDRKKGVFLSTGLAYGRIYIEIKDEGIGISKDIMPYIFEPFFSTKYSAGGSGLGLYLSKSIIEELGGEIVINSEENRGTQILIYIPYHDKNG; from the coding sequence ATGAAGATATTTCAGAGAGAAGTTCAATTATTAGAATTTTTCTTAAAGTTCATTGAATCTTACTCAGAGCCTCTTGTATTTTTTGATCCTGAAAGAATAGAAATAGTTTACATGAATCAGGCTGCAAGGAGTTTTTTAGGTGAGCAATCAGAGTTATCAGGATTTTTTGAAGAACAGGAATATCAAAACTTTATTAAATTAATTCATGAATGTCATGATATAGAAAAAAGAAGAGTTATGAGTTATAAAAAGCCTGATGGAAGCAAAGGAGTTTTACTTTTCAATTTGTATCCAATAGCATGTGAAGATCAAAGGGTTGTATGTTTCAATTTCAATGATATAACAGAAAAAATAAAGAAAAAAGAAGAAAACCGAAGAAGAGAGGCCCAATTGATACTGCAGGATAAACTAAAATCAGTTGATTTGGTTACTTCAAGTATATCTCATGAGATAAATAACATTTGTAACTTTATGGTTAATAATCTTAGAATAACATTGCAGGCATGGCAGGATGTTTTTAATCTTATTAAAGAATATGAAAATGACAATGGAGAGTTTCTTTTAGGAGGGATTTCTTCTTCTGAGATTGATAAAATTATTCCAAGACTTGTCTTGTCAATAATTGAAGGCATAAATAGAATTTCAGATACAATTGATGATTTCAGAAAATACATAAAGGAAGGTTTAAAATCGGAATTTACAATCATCGACATTAATGAAATCATAAAGAGAGTGATAACAATTCTTAATCATCATATTTTTATACACACTGAAAATTTTAATCTTGCCCTTGCAGAAAGATTACCAAAAATTAAAGGGAATGCACAAAAACTTGAACAGGTTATAATAAATTTACTGATGAATGCATTACAGTCATTACCTGATAGAAAAAAAGGAGTTTTTTTATCCACAGGCTTAGCTTATGGTAGGATATATATTGAAATTAAAGATGAAGGCATAGGAATTTCAAAAGATATTATGCCTTATATTTTTGAGCCCTTTTTTTCAACGAAATACTCAGCCGGTGGTTCAGGACTTGGACTTTATTTATCAAAATCCATAATAGAAGAGCTTGGTGGGGAAATTGTAATTAATTCAGAAGAAAACAGGGGTACACAGATACTGATTTATATCCCCTATCATGACAAAAATGGATAA
- a CDS encoding valine--tRNA ligase, with amino-acid sequence MLKGNVISDTYQPKEVETKLYKFWEEKGYFKPDSNPKKLPYCIVIPPPNVTGSLHMGHALNATLQDILIRWKRMLGYAALWIPGTDHAGIATQNVVERELLKEGLSRYQLGRTVFLQRVWQWKESCGGRIIEQLKRIGASCDWSRLRFTMDEGLSQAVKEVFLRLFEEGLIYRDLRLINWCPRCHTALSDLEVEHEELEGKLYYIKYPFKDDPQQFITVATTRPETMLGDTAVAVNPEDKRYRNFIGKTLILPLMNREIPIIADSVVDMEFGTGAVKVTPCHDFNDAEIAQRHNIGYVCVIDEEGRMTEEAGKYKGLDRYDARKQVIADLEKLGLIEKVEKHKHSVGHCYRCKTVIEPLQTVQWYVKIKPLAEEAVRVVQEGKIRFVPEGWVNNYYAWMRDIKDWCISRQLWWGHRIPVWYCAKCKTEKGIEQGDLIEILFYKPFILNGREIWGGTYNELRKLGITKEDIEQRAKVIKIPKEITHFASRTEPEVCPHCGNREIIQDPDVLDTWFSSALWPFSTLGWPEETEDLKRFYPTNVLVTGFDIIFFWVARMIMMGMKFMKDVPFRDVYIHALVRDSKGQKMSKSKGNVIDPLVMIEKYGADAFRFTLAAFAAQGRDIKFSEERVEGYRHFINKIWNAMKFIMSFAHLRTKEKVILNELKAIKNRWILSKLAEAVEETNKALEAYRFNDAANSVYQFLWHEFCDWYIELSKVVLYAETEDKEETVNCLFYVFENVLKLLHPFMPYVTEEIWLNVLKKESSIMIFSYPTEDSMERDEESIENMEYIMQAISGVRSIRGELNISPSVGLEVFIKPLTEKAQQILIEGYQFIQKLARAKTLKISKDIVRQKGSAISVKKEFEIYIPVKEMIDIGQEKKRLIKELQKTEADIKFLNKKLMNEDFIKNAPKEVVEKDKEKYEELLLKSDKIKENLKVLEELQD; translated from the coding sequence ATGCTTAAGGGAAATGTGATAAGTGACACATATCAACCAAAGGAAGTTGAAACAAAACTTTACAAATTTTGGGAAGAAAAAGGCTATTTTAAACCTGACAGTAATCCTAAAAAATTGCCTTATTGTATTGTAATTCCTCCCCCAAATGTGACTGGTAGTCTTCATATGGGTCATGCTTTAAACGCAACTCTTCAGGATATATTAATCCGATGGAAGAGGATGCTTGGGTATGCTGCTTTATGGATTCCTGGAACAGATCATGCAGGAATTGCGACTCAGAATGTTGTAGAAAGAGAACTATTAAAAGAAGGACTGAGTAGATATCAACTTGGTAGAACTGTTTTTCTTCAAAGAGTATGGCAGTGGAAGGAATCATGTGGCGGAAGAATTATAGAACAACTAAAAAGAATAGGTGCATCCTGTGACTGGTCTCGTCTTCGTTTTACAATGGATGAAGGATTAAGTCAGGCAGTAAAAGAAGTTTTTCTCAGACTCTTTGAGGAAGGATTAATTTATAGAGATTTAAGACTTATTAACTGGTGTCCAAGATGTCATACTGCTCTTTCTGATCTTGAAGTAGAACATGAAGAGCTGGAAGGAAAGCTTTATTATATAAAATATCCCTTTAAAGATGATCCTCAACAATTTATAACAGTAGCTACAACCCGACCAGAAACAATGCTCGGTGATACAGCAGTTGCTGTCAATCCTGAAGACAAAAGATATAGGAACTTTATTGGAAAAACTCTGATTCTACCTCTTATGAATAGAGAGATTCCCATAATTGCAGACAGTGTGGTTGATATGGAGTTTGGAACAGGTGCTGTAAAAGTAACCCCTTGTCATGATTTTAATGATGCTGAGATTGCTCAGAGACATAATATTGGCTATGTATGTGTTATTGATGAAGAAGGTAGAATGACAGAGGAAGCGGGTAAGTATAAAGGACTTGATAGATATGATGCAAGAAAGCAAGTGATTGCAGACCTTGAAAAGCTTGGACTTATTGAAAAAGTTGAAAAACATAAACACTCAGTTGGACATTGCTATAGATGTAAAACAGTTATTGAACCCCTTCAGACAGTCCAGTGGTATGTGAAAATAAAGCCATTAGCTGAAGAAGCAGTTAGGGTTGTTCAAGAAGGGAAAATAAGATTTGTTCCTGAAGGCTGGGTTAACAACTACTATGCCTGGATGAGGGACATAAAAGACTGGTGTATTTCAAGACAACTTTGGTGGGGGCATAGAATTCCTGTATGGTACTGTGCAAAATGCAAAACAGAAAAAGGCATTGAACAAGGTGATTTGATAGAGATTTTATTTTACAAACCATTTATTCTTAATGGGAGGGAAATATGGGGTGGTACTTACAATGAACTGAGAAAACTTGGTATAACAAAGGAAGATATTGAACAGAGAGCAAAAGTTATCAAAATTCCTAAAGAAATTACTCATTTTGCAAGTAGAACTGAACCTGAGGTTTGTCCTCATTGTGGCAACAGAGAAATAATTCAGGATCCAGATGTTTTAGATACATGGTTTTCCTCTGCCCTATGGCCCTTTTCAACCCTTGGCTGGCCTGAGGAAACAGAGGATTTAAAGAGATTCTATCCAACAAATGTTCTTGTTACAGGTTTTGATATTATATTCTTCTGGGTTGCAAGAATGATCATGATGGGAATGAAATTCATGAAAGATGTTCCTTTCAGGGATGTTTATATTCATGCTCTTGTTAGAGATTCAAAGGGACAGAAGATGAGTAAATCAAAGGGAAATGTAATTGATCCTCTTGTTATGATTGAAAAATATGGAGCAGATGCCTTTAGATTTACATTAGCAGCTTTCGCAGCTCAGGGAAGAGATATAAAATTTTCTGAAGAACGAGTTGAAGGTTATAGACATTTCATAAACAAAATCTGGAATGCTATGAAGTTTATAATGAGTTTTGCCCATTTAAGAACAAAGGAAAAAGTAATTTTAAATGAGTTAAAAGCTATCAAAAACCGATGGATTCTTTCAAAACTTGCAGAGGCGGTAGAAGAAACAAATAAAGCATTAGAGGCATACAGATTTAATGATGCAGCAAACTCAGTTTATCAATTTTTATGGCATGAGTTCTGTGATTGGTATATAGAGTTGTCTAAGGTTGTTTTATACGCTGAAACAGAGGATAAGGAAGAAACTGTTAATTGTCTCTTTTATGTTTTTGAAAATGTTTTAAAACTTTTACATCCATTTATGCCTTATGTGACAGAAGAAATCTGGCTTAATGTATTAAAGAAGGAATCTTCAATTATGATTTTTTCATATCCTACAGAGGATTCAATGGAAAGAGATGAAGAGTCAATTGAAAATATGGAATACATAATGCAGGCAATTTCAGGAGTAAGAAGCATTCGGGGAGAGTTAAATATATCTCCTTCTGTAGGGCTTGAGGTGTTTATAAAACCATTAACTGAAAAGGCTCAACAGATTTTAATTGAGGGGTATCAATTTATACAAAAACTTGCAAGGGCAAAAACATTAAAGATAAGCAAAGACATTGTTAGACAAAAAGGTTCGGCAATCTCAGTAAAAAAAGAGTTTGAAATTTACATTCCTGTAAAAGAAATGATTGACATAGGACAGGAAAAAAAGAGGCTTATTAAAGAACTTCAAAAAACTGAAGCAGATATTAAATTTCTTAATAAAAAGCTTATGAATGAGGATTTCATAAAAAATGCACCTAAAGAGGTGGTTGAAAAAGATAAAGAAAAATATGAAGAACTTTTGCTTAAAAGTGATAAAATAAAAGAGAATCTTAAGGTTCTTGAAGAATTACAGGATTAG
- the purM gene encoding phosphoribosylformylglycinamidine cyclo-ligase, with translation MTYKQAGVDIDEADKFVRIISPMVKTTFRKEVLTDIGLFAGLFKLNTRKYRQPVLVSGTDGVGTKLKIAFEADKHDTVGVDLVAMCVNDILTVGAEPLFFLDYFATGKLSAEKASKVIKGIVEGCKQSGCALIGGETAELPGFYRENEYDLAGFAVGVVEKSEIIDGTKIEEGDAIIGLASSGLHSNGFSLVRKVLFDIGKFKLEDHIPELGCSLAEELLKPTKIYVKAYFALKNKVKIKGMAHITGGGIPGNLPRIFPDGISAKIDKNSWDIPPIFSFIERVGNIDKKEMFRVFNMGIGYVFVVDSNDTKKALNILNRNEYKAYLIGEVIRGKGKVRIV, from the coding sequence ATCACTTATAAACAGGCAGGCGTTGATATTGATGAAGCTGACAAATTTGTGAGGATAATTTCTCCTATGGTGAAAACTACTTTTCGTAAAGAGGTTCTTACTGATATAGGTCTTTTTGCAGGACTATTTAAGCTTAATACAAGAAAATACAGACAGCCAGTGCTTGTGAGTGGTACTGATGGAGTTGGAACAAAGCTTAAAATCGCCTTTGAAGCAGACAAACACGATACAGTTGGAGTTGACCTTGTTGCAATGTGTGTGAATGATATTTTGACAGTTGGTGCCGAACCTTTATTTTTTCTTGATTATTTTGCCACAGGAAAATTGAGTGCTGAAAAAGCTTCTAAGGTAATAAAGGGGATTGTGGAAGGTTGTAAACAGTCTGGCTGTGCTCTTATAGGAGGTGAAACAGCTGAATTGCCAGGTTTTTATAGGGAAAATGAATATGATCTTGCAGGTTTTGCTGTAGGAGTTGTTGAAAAGAGCGAAATTATTGATGGAACGAAGATAGAAGAAGGAGATGCAATAATAGGTTTGGCATCATCAGGTCTTCATAGCAATGGCTTTTCACTGGTAAGAAAAGTTCTTTTTGATATTGGAAAGTTTAAACTGGAAGACCATATCCCTGAACTTGGCTGTAGCCTTGCAGAAGAGTTGCTTAAGCCAACTAAAATATATGTTAAAGCTTACTTTGCTCTTAAAAATAAAGTAAAAATTAAAGGCATGGCTCATATTACAGGAGGTGGTATTCCTGGAAACTTACCGAGAATCTTTCCAGATGGAATTTCTGCAAAGATAGATAAAAATAGCTGGGATATCCCGCCAATATTTAGTTTTATTGAAAGAGTTGGTAACATTGACAAAAAAGAGATGTTTAGAGTTTTTAATATGGGAATAGGTTATGTTTTTGTTGTTGACAGCAATGATACAAAAAAGGCATTAAATATCTTAAACAGGAATGAATATAAAGCTTATTTGATTGGTGAGGTAATAAGAGGAAAAGGAAAAGTCAGAATAGTATGA